A genomic segment from Nematostella vectensis chromosome 6, jaNemVect1.1, whole genome shotgun sequence encodes:
- the LOC125567918 gene encoding uncharacterized protein LOC125567918, protein MTSSRKAVNCHANPHHTTHQTAPTNLAPDSSFVVKVHVFIIDRVGSNKSTEKAKDVKPNLAERTHEWSVDKSKIEAAKDDISVEARDDNPSKVAGPLVIPPKNKDEKK, encoded by the exons atgacgtcatcaagaaAAGCTGTAAACTGTCATGCTAACCCGCACCACACTACACACCAAACTGCACCTACTAACCTCGCTCCAGATTCATCGTTTGTTGTGAAAGTTCACGTTTTCATAATTGACAGGGTCGGCAGCAACAAGAGCACAGAGAAAGCAAAAGATGTCAAGCCTAATCTCGCAGAGCGTACGCACGAATGGAGTGTGGATAAGTCGAAGATTGAGGCCGCTAAAGATGATATAAG CGTAGAGGCCAGAGACGATAATCCGTCCAAGGTTGCTGGTCCGTTAGTGATACCTCCCAAGAACAAAGACGAAAAAAAGTga